From the genome of Athalia rosae chromosome 3, iyAthRosa1.1, whole genome shotgun sequence:
GCGATTATttacgttttcgtttttttcgtccgtcGTTAAATCATTTTTGCCCCATTctattataggtatgtacaaaaAATCTTGtcgctttcaaaatttatgatttccttttctcacaaggatattattatcattattgttattattatattatgtatattgcaCTAAcgaaatgacaataataatattatggtatcgatgtaataaaataaaaatataaaattataaaactaTTAACAAATATACATCTTAGTAgtcatgaaataaaaaaattcaccgcatTCAATGACAAGtacggttgtttttttgtattttcaagaatttttttgagcTTTCTTTCGTCTAAAGACATATTTTAGTTTTGtatcttgtttcttttttttcatagttaATTTTACGTTTTACATGTACGTTAattgtttgtattttattatttattttgtctcTTCTCTCATGTTCTAAAATCTTGAATATGAGTGCGCGTTGCTGATGTGCAATtgtaaaaaagatgaaattccAACGTAAATTTGTctgcttggaaaatttttttgttttttaaatctaCACGGAAGATAAATACTGCACCTATTCGtgtaatatgtataggtatgtcgtatgtttcgtttaattttttaggtttttctcttcgaatgtgttattttttttcctctcattagCGAGAAGGTCTACAATTATAAGGTAGTTTATAATATGAGCTGCTCTACAAATTCTATGTAAATACTACAGtcgtataaataaaactaaataatTCTCGACGAAAGTTATTTTCACAATCACCGTACGGTGCGTTATTCTATACGTTAAAATGTCAGACTAAAATTCAAGCTTTGcacgaattttcaacgattcatttgatcgaacaattttttttgatcaacgCACCAACGTAGTACGATTTAAAACAGAGTCTTGTCGGATGAAATTATTCTCGTGGATCAAAATATCGCGAATGTTCGTTAGcgaatagaatgaaaattaatacgccaaaaagaaaaaatcattctgGACAATTAAAATTACTGAGAAATCTTCAACTTTAGGGCGACTATGCGTCAAAGATTTTACTATATAACTTTACGTCATGACAAACTTAAATTAATATCGATCGCACCTTGAACTTTGATATCCGTGATAAGGCCTTAGAACAGGCAATGGCAATGTACTGCAGACGTTTTATCGGCTACTGGATATTTTGTGCTTACGAAAATAGTGTGCATCTCTAGTTCCAGAATATGTACTTCGAAATATTGTAACCTTCTGACTCCTCATAACTTATTATCTGTTTCTTACAAAAACGTGgctaacaattttcaaaaatcagttTCTGAGCTGTCTCTTCTCAAGACAAAGATTATGACAATGACGACTATTAATTCTCAgtgtacaaaatttttgtaattaatttttaatataccCTTACGATAGAGCTATccaaatatatttaatttatatacctagATAGTACCGCTCGAGAATTCGAGAGTCTCAGGTCCTTCGAATAAGCGTGATATCTGGCTTCGCTAAGAATCGCAGGGTGTCAATATCTCCTCAACACTCAATATCTCTCATCGATTCACGTATGCAAACGTATTACTGTATACTTGTGCTATAATCGCCCTCCCCAAATCAATGAGTTTCAGGTTCAAGACTGGCTCCCACAAATAGtaattacataatatatattcatatgtgaatatatataaatatatatctatatatatatcacaaAAAGTCGTGGCAATTCGTCCAGAGAAGCCTGTAATAAGGGTTAAAAAGCTCGATGGTATTCACATGTTGTACGCAACGTAAATTGGGTCTATTTGATCCGCTAGGAAACCGTCACGCAGATGCATTCGTTGTTTCTCGCCGCGTGAATTTATTGGTACGACACCCGGGTCCACAACAACGACAACTCCGACAACAAGATGATGCTCTTCCAGAACTGCACTTGTCACCAAAGCCACCAGATCCAGAGCCTCACTTTCACTGCCATCCAATTCAACAACGACCACCAGCAGATTTGTCCACGTGAATACAGCACTGTAACAATATCGATCATAATCATATGCATAATGCTCATCTATCCTATGCGATTGGTAAAATGCTAAACTTTGAGGCATCCAATCTCATCGATAGGATATTCCAGGGAATACtcctgtttgaaaataatcagctGATTGTTCTACATGAGAAATTAATTGTAGGATCTGAAAGCCAGCGTATATTATGGTAATTTTGTACGTGAATTCGATCTGATAAGTGATGGAcgtaaattattcatcaatattGCACCTGGTTTGATAAGATGCCGCTGTTGAGGCGTAACAAATAGCCTTGCAGAGGCATGGATGCGCTGAAGATTATGTAACTCTCGCTATACAATCATAATGTAATTATGAATGAGAGTATGATTGATAAAGTGATAATAATTGGAGAGATATTTAAGAGCTGCAGTAGGCAGCTGGTGATTAACTCGGACTAATCAGTCGGATCGCGGCAGTCAAACAAGATAGAAGATCATGCCGATGAGAGACCTTGATTTATCCGTACGAGTACGTCGACCGTTGTAATTCAAACCATTGAATCCGCGGTTCAATTACTGTGGATGCCGTGTCATACAATCAACTCGATCAATGTCAATAGATAAAGATGCTTTGTGTTTTCAGAGTACATTTCTCCCgaagaatatttcaaagaagCTCGGAGATATTGGTGATACCCTGGGAACTATGGTTCTtggtgttaatttttttcaaatgaatcgaTTTAAAAATTACTTCTCTAACGATCTAAGCTTCTGCCAAGAAAATAGCATTCAACGCTCTTGTGGCTACGCGATTAGCTCGCTTGGCGCATGTGACTTGAAGAACGTAtattaaaagaataaaatttctgaTCTGTACCTGCGCACCAGACTTGTTATACGCAAGAGCATGgtgtaaaaatatcaattatctAATCGCTTTTGAGCCTGTCTTTCAAGGGCCGTGTTAATGTATTACGGGATCGAGACTTTGTTGATTTCAGTTACAACTTCACAagtgtattattattagaaaATGTTGATTGTCATTAAGACTCGATTATTAGTTGGtaagaaagaaataacaaataaagatATGATGAGAGCTCAAAGAATTCAACGGAAatataaaactttttcaacaaaaaaaaacatcaagcTGAGCGCAGCAGGTGATCAAGAAGACCAAACATTATAGTCGATTCATGACAAATATTGAACAAGCTGTTCTTTCTATATCGACGTTTGTTATTAGCCCGCCAAATATAAAATACTGAAAATCCACGTTTACTCGAATCTATTTGCGAAGAATTCGAGCAAAGTGATTTATAGAGCTTTACACAGATGTGCGACTTTGTCCCAATTCCCTCCGAGACAAATTATGTATTTGctttccgaatttcaaaagtcAGAATCATGAGTCAATAAAAatacacgattttttttttttatgaaaaattgtttgatcaTGAGTTTCAAGGGGGAGAGCTTCCTTTTCTGATGCAAACTCGTTATTCACCCGTAACATTAAGGAAAACATTGTAAAAGTCTGAAGAACGAAGAGACTGTTCATTTTTAATGTGTTTATGCAATCAGCATTCTCACacaactttgaaaacttattttCAGCCGAAACAAATAACAGCAACTTGAATCCAAGCTTTTGAAGACAAGTGGTGATATTTGAAACTCATTTCATCCCtcccaaataaataaatatgaatttaaCACAGTGAGAGCAAgatcatttcgatgaattgaaTACGGTTCAGATAATTAGGCAACTACGCATCATATCGGCGTGAAGAATTTACTCGATAATGTAACTCGATAACGTAATCCAAATATTTTATCTGCATTGATAAATCTTTGCACTCACCATTCGGCAATCTTCTTATGACACCTCATTACGCTGTTTTCGATGTCGATCGGATGATATCGCATGCCTCTGAGTAAAATCGCTTCATCAAGTGCACCAACCACGAACACCGCATCGTGGAGCTCAGCGTCTACCGGAGGTCCTTCCGCCTCCGAGGCAGAACTATCTCCTGGTGTGTCACCTACAGCTGATTGTTGGACGCTTTCGGTGCGCCTGAGGAAACCCAGGTAGCCAGTTCTCGCGTAAACTTCTCCGGTATTGCCTGTGACAAGACGGGCGTTGAAGTGATCTGCATAGTCACTTTCATCTCCGTAGATCGTAAAGTATCCACTGGCGTTGTGCGAAGATTGAACCCAGATTTCTCCGAGGTGCGAATCCCCGCACTGACCCTTTGTCTCCGGGTTTGCAATGATCACTTTTACTCCTGGTAACAGTTTCCCCGATTCCATTAAGCACAAGGAATGAGGACTTCCTCTCTCTACTAACGATACTCTGTCGTTTCTCAGGGCCCGTAAATCAACATATACGGTCGATGGTTCTGGACTAGATGCTCCCTGTTGGAAATTGAGATAAAATCATTGACATTTGCAGAAACATTGAGAGATCCGTTCAGCGCGACCCAAAGACGACGACAAACCTGAAGACATATGGCTGTGTTGACTCTGCAGCCAAAGGAAGTAGATACCGCACGAGGGCTCAACCCAAGAGCGGAAAAGAGTTTGCTGAAGCTGGTCGTCAACGCTATCCGTGGTCTCTCTTCGGCAACAACGACGCACGTTCTAACACAGGCAAGACTAACACCACGAGTCTTGAGAGCATGTACGGAAGAACCAAGACCCTTCGTGCACAATTCCATTACACCGTAGGAACAGAAAGTGTCTCTTACTCTGTGCTGACTCACCGCGGATAGCCATGAAGCGGGATTCGCTTCGACCTGTAAGGAATCGATCATAGACTCGTTAGTACACAATTGCAGCGGCTTTTTGTTTTATAGTGTAGAATACCGATTGAAATGATGAATTACCTCCGACGGTGGTATAAGAATGGAATGATGCCCGCTGTATATGCTGCTGAGACACCACAGTGCGAATCCCAGACCGGAATACGGGTCCAAACATAAGGCTATGTGTCTCGATGGATACAACTCACAAGCGAGTTTCATAGCTCGACACAAGGAGGTAACCGCTGCATGTGACATTTTGATTCCGGCAAGCATGCCTGTCGTCGATACGCTAAAATCTAAATACGCTAACATCTCTGCCGTCGGAGCTCTGTACATTACCGGAAGCTTCTTTTTTGGCATATCGTCCATATCCAACGTCGTTGGCCAAGTTTTCATGTCAACTACGTTGTTAGCTTCCTGCGGGACGGATGGAAATTACTAATTATTCATGGCTCACGTGAAAGTAATCAACGGTCCGTTgatttctatatgtatacctttgaCTTCAGGAGCTTCAGCAGAGTTTGATTAGACAAGACCAGTACGGATTTACTGACGTCCACGATCATTCTAACGGTGGGTAGGGTAGTTTGAAGATTTTGTGGATGAGGTGGTCTGATTGTGACCGGTACAGCCCCGACGTACAAGCACCCGTAGAAAGCACAAATCAGATCTATTCCAGGAGGGAAAATCAGCGCAACGTGGTCCCCCGTATTGATTCGTCCCCGATCTAACAGCAAATTTCCAATCCTCTCTGCTTTTTTGTGCAGCTGCGAACACGACAACGAAGTCGCTATTGCTCCCTTCGCGTTCAGCAGCGTGAAGATTACGTGATCCGAGGTACTGGCGGCCCGCCACCGTAGAATTTCTGATATAAATTGATACTGTAACAGGAAAAACCGTGAGTTTCACGCGACTTGCACCCAGGAAATCGATATCCGTAGGAAAGAACAATAGATGGTGCTACCTTCTTGGCACTGTCACTGTCTTCGTCCAGGATCCCCATATCTCGTCCCTGCGCTGACGCCAAACGATTCCCTTGGACGATGTTGCCGACCATAACGCTGGCTGGTCCAACGTCTGCAACAGAATCCCCCGCTACACGCCCCCGCACCATTCCGTTAGTAAACCAACACAAACACTCAACCCAATAATGAGTACCTCGCACACTCTCCCCTGACTGAGACCAGAAAATAAAAGCTAGCGAATAGGTGGTGTActttaatatatatgtatatgagagcaatttataataaatttgagtggcaaaaaataatacagGCTTATGGGGTATCGGGGGTCATTCAGAACTCAGCCAAAAGAAAGAGGGAACGACAAAATTTATGGGGTACATGCTAAGCACAAGGTACCAAATGgcataaaatgtaaaaacaaAGCTCAGCATAACATTATGCAATGTTAACATAGGTGGCAAGACGACACATTTGGCCGAAGGATTCTCCATgtcgttgaatatttattctgATTTTTATGGGGGATGAATATGGCTAACTAAaagattttcaacattttggaaGATATTCGAAACTTGCCACCTATGAAAGATGTTTGTGTTCAACTGTAATTTTGATGTTGAAAATCAAGAATTAGACATATTGTCTGAATTTGTCGCCTCAATGGATTCGATATACAGTAAAACAAAGTGTGGCTAATTGTAAGACAATCTGCGATCGGTGTGATGTATGTAAAATTATGCAAAACACTGGTCCGCCGACTAAATTAAGCTACAAATAAAACGACTCGAAAACTATCATTGTTTCCGAAAAGTGTAGAGAATTGCTTGTTCTCCTTTGTATATCATGTCGAGTACTTCAGAAAGATAATAAgttaaataatatatgtatgtttttgAAAGTGATAAAtgagcgaaaataaaaaacgatagACTGTGTAGAGCTAGATGATTCATTTGATTCACACTGTTATACCATCTGAAATGTACAGATACGAATACAAACAAGTAGCAACATTTACTTCAACAGTGAATCAGAAGCTTCCAAAACTCCGCAGTGGACGTTACGTACGCGATGGAATACAATGATTTCAACAATTGGATCGTGACCGAAacgattaatgaaaaaatagcaTATTACACATAGCGGAAACATTTAtgtcatatttttcttcacgcgAAATAAGTatagttggaaaatttcgagtcgctcgaatatttttcacaatgTCTCGTAAGCTTCTGAATTGTGAATTGCATAAAGGATATCGTCAACGTtttcttgagaaaaaaaaagaacgaacttACGGCAAGCTACCAACAGTTGGTTGTCCTGTAGCCAATGTTCACGATGAAGCAAAGATTTTACTTACACGAACGTTTGATTGGAATCGCGTTTACACACCTGATCCTACGGATGATTTATGACATAGGTTGGACGGTATTGCTTACCCGAATGTACTTCGCGAGGTTTTGGTAAGTTGGTCACGCAAGTATGTGGGCAAAGTAATACGTTTGCAGGATGTAATGCTCCTTCCAAGAAACGCCGTTTTGTTTCCGACAAATGTATTCCTCCCAGAGGCGTTTTTGGAAGATAATTAGGAGGCACTAGGGCAAGACAATAAATTCCAACCGCATGAATCGAGTCTACAGCTTGTAGCACCCTGGACATCCATTGAAAGCTCTGCGAAATAAAcgataaatcaaaaatcaatcacACGTTGCCAACGACAACTTCTAGCTGAAGTAAAATTTCGTCAGCGGTAGAATTATCCTCACCTCTTCCTCGCTGCAGTCCGGTCTCTGTTCGGCAACCACGCATATCCTTTCATCTCGTAGTACCCTGACGCTAAATACGGCGATTCTGCCtcggtaaataaatttcattggtTCCACAGCCAGTACAGTAGCAATGATGTCATCCGCGTTGTGTTTTCTCCCGGTGACGGTCATTAAGCCGTCCCGCGATCCGCAAACAAAAACTAGACCACCAGGACCAAGGAAACCGAGCAGTCCAGATCTCGTGTACTCCACTTCGCCTTGCGGAGTTCCATCCGGTTGTAACGGAGATACTTTGAAGGTGTTATTCGTGAGCCCTTGGAGTCCCCAGTACTGATTTCCCGTCGCCGAACTATGAACGCATATTTCTCCAACTTCGTCAGTTTTGCAGATGAACGGCTGCCCTTCCATTTTAACAACTACGACGACACCTGAAAAGGAGAATAATGGTCAATAGACAATCGGCGAGTAACGATTCCTACAGGAATTCCGATGGAGCAATAGACTCCGCCTTACTTCCAGGCATGACCTGTCCACAGTCCTGCAGGGTGAGTGAAGTCAGAGAATTTTCTTGGTCAACGCGAACGACTCCGTAGCTAAGCCCGGACATTGACAGGACGCCTCGTCCGGTTGCATTCACACCCGCTCGTCCAGGTCTCCTCACGGATACGGTAAGAGCTTCACTGGAGGACGCACACGGGCACACAGCGTCAGGTCGGAGACCCttggattgaaaaactgaTAGGAATTGATCGCAGGAGGACAAGGACCAGGGGTTGGCGCCGTCAGCGACGAGCAGGAGTCTGAGGGACGACAAGGAAATGTCTTTGTGATCTTTGGTCGCGAGCAGGCCCCAATGCAAGTCTCTGGATTTCACAACAGCGACAGTCGCTCGATGCTTGGTGATCATCTGCATCCAACTGGCGGGGCTGACCTTCATCAGAGCGTACGGAATGAAGACTACGTGCATTCCGTTAAGAATACTGGTCAGCGTGCTGTGCCACAGTCCCACTTCCCTCTTAAAATCTAAGACACACACGGCATTTTCACCCTCGGTATAACCGCAGGCCATCGTCAAAGCTCTACAATTAGCCAGCATAGCTGCCCTGGTAACGGTGACTCCCATAACGGAACCGTCCTTGTCAGTCGTGTATTCTATGTACGCCGGAGTGTCGTCGGTCAGTCTTGGCGGAGGCGACCAGTCCTTCGGCGTCTTTCCGAGATGCTCGGTGACGAACCAATGCAGCTTCGGCCAGCCCTTGAACGCGACCACTTCGCCGGCTGCGGTCTTGGGCAAACCCTTGAGACACACCTCGCTAGTAAGAGCGACTTGTATGCCGCAACTACCTAGGAGAAATCCGATCTGCTGCGATCCCGCATCTCGCCGAGTCAGAGGTACCTCGATAGGAACCGGTACGATTCCGGCTTGAAGGCAGCCGTAAAAAGCACACATAAAACTAATCGGGTCGTTGTTCGGGTAGACCAAGGCTATGCGGTCGCCAGGTTTTAGGCAGCAGTCCCCGCTGCGACTCAGTGCTTTGTTCAATAAAGTGTAAGCAATTTTGTGAGATCGGCTCAACAGTTTTCCGTAGGTGAGAGGTACGTATGGTTTTCCGTTTGGATCCAGAACGGTCGCGGCCGGAGCTTTGTAGCTAGCCGAACCGTATCGTTGTATGGCCGCCTCCAAGGATCTCGGTAGCCCCGAAGGGACCGAGAGCTGTTCGCCAACGGCGGAAGTCATCGAACCTCCCTCCGGCTTCGGCGCATTCGGATCTTTGGGGTTCGCCGCTATTTCCAGCTCTATGTCGTCGTCCTCGTAGAACTCCGGTAGCGGCCTTCTCTTCGGTCTTTTCAGAGTGTTCAAGAGCTGCTGAATTTTCGCGGAGACCTTCCACCTCCCGGTTGTCCCGGTATTGTCCTCTACCACGTGATAGCGGTTCACTCTGTCGGCTCCGGGTCTCCGGGATTGCGTGGTGTGCGTTACGTCTGGAGGTTGAATGTTGCAATAAGCGTGAGGTGCGTACTCCGCGATGTCCGTGATGTCCGCAGGTGGGCGCCTGGCAGGCGGTCTCGGGGGTGGCGGAGTGTCTCGTGCGGAACCTGTGCTACTGGTGTCGGAAAGTCCCGTTCCCGTTGGTCCCCCGGCTCCCGGGCTCTCTTCCGTGACAACGCTGTCCTCGTCGCTGCTGGATTCTCCGCTGTCTCGACGTTCTCGATCCGGACTTCTGGCCATCACAGACGTACGCTTCGACGGCATTGGGAGCGACGGCTTTGGGCGACCTTGCATGGCAGCCAACGCCTGCTGGACTGCCTCTTGGCGTACCTCTGCATCGATAAGTAACGTTagtttaataaataataccaGGAAATCTGAATTGTGCACGGctattttcaatgttttcatTACTCGATACGATTCATAATTTATATTCCCAGAAATAACGCGCCACAAATTATGTGTTATCAAACCGAAATTTGTTACTCGCCAGATTTATATTTagatatatattaataattccaTAAGCGAGACAATCTCGAACGATAGCAAAGACTTTCTAGCATTAAAATGTCGGCGTTTAAAACTCACATCTGTTTCTATGTTTCACTGTTGTAATAAACGGCGTTATGGATCGAGCATTCGATATAGGAACAAGAAtattgagcgaaaaaaattggtgcGATTATCAGATCGTAACTGAAATCTTAGTTTTCTTGAATATAAAAGTACCACATGCAACATTAAGACATTCGCAATATCCACAGTAATATGATGAGATAAACATATAGAGAAAATGCAAATTTAGTATATCTACATGCAATGCAGTGTCTGTGTTTATAATTGTTGGTATTCAATttggaaatcgaaatttgaagaagaCCGACGTTTCGTTTCACTGCTATTTCATCTCTggtgatatgaaaattttctgatgtTGTAAAAACCTCCGCCGAAATTCCCTATCTATTGCAAGCGTCCTGCATAATCTTATCTACGAGAGAAGAACGGATGCGGATAGATATTTGCTCAGCTGATCCACTGCGTGTTTGGAAACTATCGGTGGACCGGAGATTTTCAacttcagactttgaaaattgaggcACAAGAAAtcaggagaaaagaaaagtggagAATTTGCAAAACAAGACTCTCGAGACATCTTCACCGATATTAGTCACAGATATTTACCTTCTTATCTGTTCTACGATAAAATCAAACTCACTGCGGATAGGCTGAATCATAGATAAAGgctatctatacatataaatcgGCATAGAATTGTGATGACCCGGAAAGAGACCAGAAAATTTACCCTACTTTTAATCTTATCTCTGACAAAGCGATGGAAATCAATTATGTTGGCCGGCAGACGTGCGCATCCTGCAGCAGCtttgttgaaagaaaaacgaaaagcgtcaaatcgaacaaatattTCAAGTAAATCACAAATGCGAGGCATGAAGCGCACCCCGGTAATTAATTCTTGTTAatctttcattcaattttaaattcacCTTCGAAAGCACCGCGagtaaattcattttatcgatcGAGTTCTTTTTATGAATCCGGCAAACGCAATGAGATTAAAATCACGGCGAGGGGGTCGGAAAATCGATTACAACTAGAGAGAAGTTCCATATAATCAGGCGtaagaagagaacgaaaaggCAACTCACATTCCAAAACGTGAATTATTTGCGTTTCGAAGATCATTCCTATTTTAAAATAAGAtgcaaaaatgaagaatagaTGGAGgttatcaaagaaaattggcAGCATTCGAAGAAATTTACGTGTAATTCAGCCATTCTAAAAGTCATTGACATAGATagcggaatatttttttcacgtcacgCAGACCTGACGCACCTCATTGTCAGATCTTGATTTATTAGGAGTAGATAAAGGCAGAGATTCACTCGTTTCCCACGATATTATGTTTCGATCTAGATTTCAATTATTGTCTTCATTCTTtacggcttttttttttccttccaatttATGATACTCACCAGAATGATAGCGGCTTTCATTGCGCGTGAGCCTTCGATTTCCGCGTCTAGCAGCTGCCGTATTTGAATTCGCAGCGTTTCCCGAACCAACGGAGCCCGAGGGACTCGCAATTCCTGGGGCCAGCCGGCCTCCTGCatgcaacaacaacaataacaacaatctaacaacgacaacgattaGAACAGacacaaagaataaaaaaaaaaaataaaaaaataatttcaataacagGACAACGGTAGCGacgacggtagaaaaaaaaatatcgcgataaCCACAAGGAATTTAAATGCGGTCTCAGTATTTCATTAtttgatcggttttttttcccccttcagACAACGAAATCCGACCACCGTTAAGAAATATGACCCATAACGCAATTGAATTTCGCTCGGACCCGCTGCGATATTTTTccaaggaaaaattcaacaaatgaACTAACCAACTCCAAACCGCATGGCATGCAATTATCCAGCGCTAATTATCACGTCCactaattgtataattattattttaccctTCACCAATAACCAACACCGATACATGATATTATcgtataattaaaattcaaccaGAGCCTCGCTGTTCGAAAGAATTCTTCATAGACTatcagaaaaaacgaaaataaagaaaaaaattaaaaaatttttgcctaCGATTACCTGGTATccgtttattaatttttttcaataactctCCCGGTCGACGATTATTGTCGTTAACGCACAAATCTCGCACCGATTTccagtcgaaaaaaattcgaaaaattgatattcaattaaattttagcgattaaaaaacgaatcgaaataaatatcgcagcagcggcggcggcggc
Proteins encoded in this window:
- the LOC105691933 gene encoding disco-interacting protein 2 homolog A isoform X1: MRPLSFENLRRLVGRGKDRDEPSFKRSESFKRISIRKSYLDRGKRRQKLQQKNAAEAREKNQNVVTPSTGGNQTGKLLPNRDSETPISLQEDVVGVIGYGEWLHGVRTAHDINSSGATNAQQQNQIQSHDTSLLSNKSTVDLSNELANRFEVLKLEKSPVIGRRDIRSNAGHSQVQLVILDNKDRNSPDSAESQLQSDQGTTPSVSISFGRIWRDGIPVSSLVPGAPCAHHSLDSALKERKPQPTVSRTVSAPEKCPVTIREDGTNASHGFGFSLSISRLAAFRRSKNGFFRKKTPKPSLSVSPDGYFKRISAPRKSTAASLGNSSFRKKGGRRSSTRKFEGTRKTRLVTEAGGEVEDRSSSPVWFVPPERRRSRRHRRVWREIRYFPDEVEAQIDRDAYSNHSDEFDDQKLLLSGDFNQRSESRNDIFANDNRRRPSSSSSSSPSSGQFSAVGKISDFNEDKLVSAELRVSGALAKRRSWQPDVPANYFASRKFKNFVGRLDNSSSSASLASAVVCTPKESERSYNRCPSCTSESDSEPLQNQPSLVMNEKGGKQRHDQQNIQHHQQRRRPLRRRSQLRRGGQPVYLVRKCSSLRRNRSRDITQKGYEKKRTRLLQQYSSKQQGGGGGGGGVGNTVVGVVGVAGGFGSGSSERSGSGGIGGGGVGSGTGYGSGGTGGGGGGRPQPRARRTQRRVTHSEKRYHSGGRLAPGIASPSGSVGSGNAANSNTAAARRGNRRLTRNESRYHSEVRQEAVQQALAAMQGRPKPSLPMPSKRTSVMARSPDRERRDSGESSSDEDSVVTEESPGAGGPTGTGLSDTSSTGSARDTPPPPRPPARRPPADITDIAEYAPHAYCNIQPPDVTHTTQSRRPGADRVNRYHVVEDNTGTTGRWKVSAKIQQLLNTLKRPKRRPLPEFYEDDDIELEIAANPKDPNAPKPEGGSMTSAVGEQLSVPSGLPRSLEAAIQRYGSASYKAPAATVLDPNGKPYVPLTYGKLLSRSHKIAYTLLNKALSRSGDCCLKPGDRIALVYPNNDPISFMCAFYGCLQAGIVPVPIEVPLTRRDAGSQQIGFLLGSCGIQVALTSEVCLKGLPKTAAGEVVAFKGWPKLHWFVTEHLGKTPKDWSPPPRLTDDTPAYIEYTTDKDGSVMGVTVTRAAMLANCRALTMACGYTEGENAVCVLDFKREVGLWHSTLTSILNGMHVVFIPYALMKVSPASWMQMITKHRATVAVVKSRDLHWGLLATKDHKDISLSSLRLLLVADGANPWSLSSCDQFLSVFQSKGLRPDAVCPCASSSEALTVSVRRPGRAGVNATGRGVLSMSGLSYGVVRVDQENSLTSLTLQDCGQVMPGSVVVVVKMEGQPFICKTDEVGEICVHSSATGNQYWGLQGLTNNTFKVSPLQPDGTPQGEVEYTRSGLLGFLGPGGLVFVCGSRDGLMTVTGRKHNADDIIATVLAVEPMKFIYRGRIAVFSVRVLRDERICVVAEQRPDCSEEESFQWMSRVLQAVDSIHAVGIYCLALVPPNYLPKTPLGGIHLSETKRRFLEGALHPANVLLCPHTCVTNLPKPREVHSAGDSVADVGPASVMVGNIVQGNRLASAQGRDMGILDEDSDSAKKYQFISEILRWRAASTSDHVIFTLLNAKGAIATSLSCSQLHKKAERIGNLLLDRGRINTGDHVALIFPPGIDLICAFYGCLYVGAVPVTIRPPHPQNLQTTLPTVRMIVDVSKSVLVLSNQTLLKLLKSKEANNVVDMKTWPTTLDMDDMPKKKLPVMYRAPTAEMLAYLDFSVSTTGMLAGIKMSHAAVTSLCRAMKLACELYPSRHIALCLDPYSGLGFALWCLSSIYSGHHSILIPPSEVEANPASWLSAVSQHRVRDTFCSYGVMELCTKGLGSSVHALKTRGVSLACVRTCVVVAEERPRIALTTSFSKLFSALGLSPRAVSTSFGCRVNTAICLQGASSPEPSTVYVDLRALRNDRVSLVERGSPHSLCLMESGKLLPGVKVIIANPETKGQCGDSHLGEIWVQSSHNASGYFTIYGDESDYADHFNARLVTGNTGEVYARTGYLGFLRRTESVQQSAVGDTPGDSSASEAEGPPVDAELHDAVFVVGALDEAILLRGMRYHPIDIENSVMRCHKKIAECAVFTWTNLLVVVVELDGSESEALDLVALVTSAVLEEHHLVVGVVVVVDPGVVPINSRGEKQRMHLRDGFLADQIDPIYVAYNM